In Mangrovivirga cuniculi, the following proteins share a genomic window:
- a CDS encoding Ppx/GppA phosphatase family protein, translating into MKLAVIDIGSNAIRFQVNTVKVFRGSVYSKKLEYVRFPLRLGKDVFKHGRIKKKKVEKFVELMSVYKSLMDLYEVDDHMICATSAMREADNGPEIAKKVRDTSGLKIKIIDGDEEASMINNALKQYIADEMVIHVDVGGGSTELNIYKNRKKIVAHSFKLGSVRSLGHHDNPKTWEKIHSWIGEQLKKYNKKDLPVSAVGTGGNINKIMDISEGGEKGFVTADQIKEVKSRLSEMTYEERVYLLNLNEDRADVILPAADIYLAAMEWARADKMVVPTVGLKDGMIQKLIDKYFEEEMALKI; encoded by the coding sequence ATGAAATTAGCTGTTATCGATATAGGCTCAAACGCAATACGTTTTCAGGTTAATACTGTCAAAGTTTTTAGAGGTTCTGTTTATAGTAAAAAGCTTGAATATGTCAGGTTTCCATTGCGTCTCGGTAAGGATGTGTTTAAGCATGGCAGGATTAAAAAAAAGAAAGTTGAAAAATTTGTGGAGCTGATGTCAGTTTATAAAAGTCTGATGGATCTTTATGAGGTAGATGATCATATGATCTGTGCAACTTCAGCTATGCGCGAAGCAGATAATGGCCCTGAAATAGCTAAAAAAGTCAGAGATACCTCCGGATTGAAGATTAAAATAATTGATGGTGATGAAGAAGCATCCATGATCAATAATGCACTTAAGCAATATATCGCCGATGAAATGGTAATTCACGTGGACGTTGGTGGAGGTAGTACCGAACTTAATATTTATAAAAACAGGAAAAAAATTGTTGCTCATTCGTTTAAACTGGGTTCAGTCCGTAGCCTGGGTCATCATGACAATCCTAAGACCTGGGAAAAGATACACTCATGGATTGGGGAGCAATTAAAGAAATATAACAAGAAAGATCTTCCTGTTTCAGCTGTGGGTACTGGTGGAAACATAAATAAAATAATGGATATTTCTGAAGGTGGTGAAAAAGGATTTGTTACTGCAGATCAAATCAAAGAAGTTAAATCCAGACTTTCTGAAATGACCTATGAAGAACGAGTTTATTTATTAAATCTTAATGAAGATCGCGCCGACGTGATATTGCCTGCTGCCGATATTTACCTTGCTGCAATGGAATGGGCCAGGGCAGATAAAATGGTTGTGCCTACAGTTGGACTTAAAGATGGAATGATTCAAAAATTGATCGATAAATATTTTGAGGAGGAAATGGCCTTAAAAATATAA
- a CDS encoding homocysteine S-methyltransferase family protein: MGTMIQRYNLDEEDFRGERFKNHTSSLKGNNDLLSITRSDIIETIHKEYLDAGADIIETNTFSSTSIAQDDYNLSELAYELNYESAKIAKTAAEEFTRANPEKPRWVAGSVGPTNKTASLSPDVNDPGFRAVSFNDLVKAYKEQIKGLVEGGSDVLLIETVFDTLNAKAALFAAQDYFEDGGRTVPIMVSGTITDASGRTLSGQTTEAFLVSVSHVDLLSIGLNCALGAKQLRPYLQILAKKSPFAVSAHPNAGLPNEFGAYDQTPESMKNEVEVFLKEGLLNILGGCCGTTPEHIKQLAQLAEKYQPRKESEENLAV; encoded by the coding sequence ATGGGTACCATGATCCAGCGGTATAATCTTGATGAAGAAGATTTCAGAGGTGAAAGATTTAAAAACCACACTTCTTCATTAAAAGGTAATAATGATCTTCTCAGTATTACCCGGTCGGATATAATAGAAACTATTCACAAGGAGTATCTGGATGCCGGAGCTGATATAATTGAAACGAATACTTTTAGCAGTACTTCCATCGCACAGGATGATTATAATCTTAGTGAGCTTGCTTATGAACTGAATTATGAATCAGCTAAAATAGCAAAAACTGCTGCAGAAGAATTTACCAGGGCTAACCCGGAAAAGCCCAGATGGGTGGCTGGTTCGGTAGGACCGACCAATAAAACAGCGAGCCTTTCACCAGATGTGAATGATCCCGGTTTTAGGGCAGTTTCTTTTAATGATCTTGTTAAAGCATATAAAGAACAAATTAAGGGACTTGTGGAGGGTGGCTCTGATGTGTTATTAATTGAGACTGTTTTTGATACGCTTAATGCTAAAGCAGCCCTTTTTGCCGCCCAGGATTATTTTGAGGATGGAGGAAGAACGGTGCCAATCATGGTATCCGGAACAATAACTGATGCATCTGGCAGAACATTAAGTGGTCAGACTACCGAGGCATTTCTAGTATCTGTTTCTCATGTTGATCTTTTATCTATCGGATTAAATTGTGCACTAGGAGCTAAACAGTTACGTCCGTACTTACAAATATTGGCCAAAAAGTCACCTTTTGCAGTAAGTGCCCACCCCAATGCAGGTTTGCCAAACGAATTTGGTGCTTACGACCAGACACCGGAATCAATGAAAAATGAAGTTGAAGTGTTTTTAAAAGAAGGCCTCTTAAATATTTTAGGGGGATGTTGTGGCACAACGCCAGAACATATAAAACAACTTGCTCAATTGGCTGAAAAATATCAGCCAAGAAAAGAAAGTGAAGAAAATTTAGCCGTTTGA
- the metH gene encoding methionine synthase — MSENNFTYKPLRLSGLEPLYVTPNANFINIGERTNVTGSRKFLRLIREDKYEEALDVALDQVRGGAQVIDVNMDEAMIDGKAAMVKFLHLMASEPEIARIPIMIDSSKWEIIEAGLQCIQGKGIVNSISLKEGEEQFLEQARLIKKYGAAVVVMAFDEDGQADNYHRRIEICERSYKLLTEIADFPAQDIIFDPNIFPVATGMEEHRRNALDFFEATAWIKQHLHGAKVSGGVSNVSFSFRGNNKVREAMHAAFLYHAIKHGMDMGIVNPTMLEVYDEIPDDLLERVEDVLLNRREDATERLLEFAETVKNDKREDKKAEEWRSGTVEERLSHALVKGIIDHIEEDTEEAFQKLGRPLKVIEGPLMDGMNIVGDLFGSGKMFLPQVVKSARVMKRAVAYLTPYLEAEKKANPNQKPKAKILLATVKGDVHDIGKNIVSVVLACNNFDVVDLGVMVPAEKILQAAIDEKVDAIGLSGLITPSLDEMVHVAKEMERSGFDMPLLIGGATTSRIHTAVKIDPHYSGVVTHVLDASRCVSVCTNALSDERKEEFKQNLKEEYEKARADHANKKQIKKYISYEEAVLNAERQDWEGYEPPAPNKTGTFVFNDINIEELIPYIDWTPFFSAWMLKGKFPQILNHEVVGVEASKLYSDAQDMLAEVVENRSLKAHGVVGIYPAVRTGADTVSVMDESGKPHFNFEFLRQQGQKGKGLPNLSLADFISPSDAGKTDYIGGFAVTAGDGIEDLIQEYELDDYKQIMIKALADRLAEAFAEYLHEKVRKEIWGYAAGENYENEELIKERYIGIRPAPGYPACPDHTEKIKLFDWLKVPENTGITLTESMAMYPTAAVSGYYFSHPESRYFGLGKIERDQVEEYSKRKGWDIETTEKWLAPNLNYDPEKLVIQN, encoded by the coding sequence ATGAGTGAAAATAACTTTACATATAAGCCATTAAGATTAAGTGGCCTGGAGCCATTGTACGTAACTCCTAATGCTAATTTTATCAATATCGGAGAAAGAACGAACGTAACAGGGTCCAGGAAATTCCTCCGATTGATTCGGGAGGATAAATATGAAGAAGCCCTGGATGTAGCCCTCGACCAGGTAAGGGGTGGAGCCCAGGTGATAGATGTCAATATGGATGAAGCCATGATCGACGGAAAGGCGGCAATGGTTAAGTTTTTACACCTCATGGCATCTGAACCTGAAATTGCCCGGATACCGATAATGATCGATTCTTCCAAATGGGAGATCATTGAAGCTGGGCTGCAATGTATCCAGGGAAAAGGGATTGTAAATTCCATCTCTTTAAAGGAAGGAGAAGAACAATTTTTAGAGCAGGCCCGATTGATTAAAAAATATGGAGCTGCTGTAGTTGTTATGGCTTTCGATGAGGACGGTCAGGCTGATAATTATCATCGAAGAATTGAAATCTGCGAACGGTCCTACAAGCTACTCACTGAAATAGCTGACTTTCCTGCTCAGGATATAATTTTTGACCCGAATATTTTTCCTGTAGCCACAGGTATGGAAGAACACCGGAGAAATGCACTTGATTTCTTTGAAGCTACGGCATGGATCAAGCAACACCTACATGGGGCAAAAGTTAGTGGAGGGGTCAGTAATGTTTCATTTAGCTTCCGGGGTAATAATAAAGTCAGGGAAGCGATGCATGCTGCTTTTTTATATCATGCGATCAAGCATGGAATGGATATGGGTATTGTAAATCCGACAATGCTTGAGGTTTACGATGAGATTCCGGATGACCTTCTTGAAAGAGTTGAAGATGTATTACTAAACAGGAGGGAAGATGCTACAGAGCGATTACTTGAATTTGCAGAGACAGTTAAAAACGATAAAAGGGAAGATAAAAAGGCAGAAGAATGGCGGTCAGGGACTGTTGAAGAACGATTGTCTCATGCTCTTGTAAAAGGGATAATTGATCATATTGAAGAAGATACAGAAGAAGCATTTCAGAAACTAGGCAGGCCTCTTAAAGTAATTGAGGGTCCTCTAATGGATGGAATGAATATAGTAGGAGATCTTTTTGGCTCTGGTAAAATGTTTCTTCCTCAGGTAGTGAAGAGTGCCAGGGTTATGAAAAGGGCTGTTGCCTATTTGACTCCTTATCTCGAAGCTGAGAAAAAAGCTAATCCTAATCAAAAGCCCAAAGCAAAAATTCTTCTAGCTACCGTAAAAGGTGATGTTCACGATATTGGTAAAAATATTGTAAGCGTTGTCTTGGCCTGTAATAATTTCGATGTAGTAGATCTGGGAGTTATGGTCCCTGCAGAAAAAATCCTTCAGGCTGCGATTGATGAAAAAGTAGATGCCATTGGCTTAAGTGGACTAATCACACCTTCATTAGATGAGATGGTTCATGTGGCTAAAGAAATGGAAAGGTCGGGATTTGATATGCCTCTTTTGATTGGAGGAGCAACAACATCCAGAATCCATACAGCTGTAAAGATCGACCCTCATTATTCCGGTGTTGTCACACACGTTTTAGATGCGAGCCGGTGTGTTTCAGTTTGCACTAATGCCCTTTCTGATGAGAGAAAAGAAGAATTTAAGCAAAATCTGAAAGAAGAATATGAAAAAGCAAGGGCAGATCATGCGAATAAAAAGCAAATCAAAAAATACATAAGTTACGAGGAAGCGGTTCTAAATGCAGAGAGGCAGGACTGGGAAGGGTATGAACCTCCTGCCCCGAATAAAACCGGTACATTCGTTTTTAATGATATCAATATTGAAGAGTTAATTCCATATATTGACTGGACTCCTTTTTTCTCTGCATGGATGCTTAAAGGGAAATTCCCACAAATATTAAATCATGAGGTAGTGGGGGTGGAAGCTTCAAAATTGTATTCTGATGCTCAGGATATGCTGGCTGAGGTGGTTGAAAATCGAAGTCTAAAGGCACATGGTGTGGTTGGTATTTATCCGGCAGTTAGAACTGGAGCAGACACAGTTAGTGTTATGGATGAATCGGGAAAACCTCATTTCAATTTTGAATTCCTGCGCCAGCAAGGTCAAAAAGGTAAAGGACTGCCAAATTTGTCGTTAGCCGATTTTATTTCACCTTCTGATGCAGGAAAAACAGATTATATTGGAGGATTTGCAGTTACAGCCGGTGATGGTATCGAAGATCTAATTCAGGAATATGAATTAGATGATTACAAGCAAATAATGATAAAAGCATTAGCAGACAGGCTTGCTGAGGCTTTTGCTGAATATTTACATGAAAAAGTCCGTAAAGAAATTTGGGGCTATGCTGCAGGAGAGAATTATGAGAACGAGGAACTAATTAAGGAAAGATATATTGGGATAAGACCAGCGCCTGGTTATCCGGCATGTCCTGATCATACAGAGAAAATCAAGTTATTCGATTGGCTAAAAGTACCTGAAAATACGGGTATAACATTGACTGAAAGCATGGCTATGTATCCGACTGCAGCAGTATCAGGTTATTATTTTAGTCACCCTGAATCGAGATACTTTGGACTTGGGAAAATCGAAAGAGATCAGGTAGAAGAATATTCAAAAAGAAAAGGATGGGATATAGAAACTACAGAAAAGTGGTTAGCGCCAAATTTAAACTATGATCCCGAAAAACTGGTTATACAAAATTAA
- the metF gene encoding methylenetetrahydrofolate reductase [NAD(P)H], whose protein sequence is MKVTEHFEKADKTLFTFEILPPLKGENIQKLYDHLDPLMEFKPPFIDVTYHREEFTYKKRENGLLERQIIRKRPGTVGICAAIKNKYNVDTVPHLICGGFSKEETENALIDLHFLGINNVLVLRGDAMSSEPKFRAEENGHNFASELLEQVKNMNDGIYLDEDLTNAEHTDFCIGVAGYPEKHFEAPNMATDLKYLKLKVDMGAQYIVTQMFFDNKKFIKFVEDCRKMDINVPIIPGLKPITTLNHLSSLPRHFYIDLPDDLVNEVEKCKNNTDVREVGVEWAIHQSKELLDFGVPSLHFYSMGKAEPVRRIASALF, encoded by the coding sequence ATGAAAGTTACTGAGCATTTCGAGAAGGCTGATAAAACACTTTTTACGTTTGAGATTCTCCCACCATTAAAAGGAGAGAATATTCAAAAGCTTTACGATCATTTAGATCCTTTAATGGAGTTTAAACCACCTTTTATTGATGTTACTTATCACAGAGAGGAATTTACCTATAAAAAAAGAGAAAACGGCTTGCTTGAACGGCAGATCATCAGAAAACGGCCGGGTACTGTTGGAATATGTGCTGCTATAAAAAACAAATACAATGTAGATACAGTGCCACACCTGATTTGTGGTGGGTTTTCGAAAGAAGAAACAGAAAATGCTCTGATAGATCTTCATTTTTTAGGTATAAATAATGTTTTAGTTCTACGCGGTGATGCCATGTCAAGTGAACCAAAATTCAGAGCTGAAGAAAACGGACATAACTTTGCTTCTGAGCTTTTAGAGCAGGTTAAAAATATGAATGACGGCATTTATCTTGATGAAGATTTGACAAATGCCGAGCATACTGACTTTTGTATTGGTGTGGCAGGCTACCCTGAAAAGCATTTTGAGGCACCTAATATGGCTACGGATTTAAAATACCTCAAACTTAAAGTCGATATGGGGGCCCAATATATCGTTACCCAAATGTTTTTTGACAATAAAAAGTTTATCAAATTCGTCGAGGATTGTAGAAAAATGGACATAAATGTTCCTATTATTCCGGGCTTAAAGCCAATCACAACGCTTAATCATCTAAGTTCACTACCAAGGCATTTTTATATTGATCTTCCGGATGACCTGGTAAATGAAGTTGAAAAGTGTAAAAATAATACCGATGTAAGAGAAGTAGGGGTAGAGTGGGCTATTCATCAGTCGAAAGAATTACTGGATTTTGGCGTTCCCAGTTTACATTTTTATAGTATGGGCAAGGCAGAACCTGTGAGAAGGATTGCTTCAGCTTTATTTTAG